Genomic DNA from Terriglobales bacterium:
CAGGAAGCGTTCCGGCTAAAAGCGCTTTAGGAACTCGACCAGGCGGCGCTCCGCCCAGCGCCCGTCGTAGCCGTCGGCCGCCGCCAGGAAGGCGCAGTGGCCGCCGTGCTGGGTGGCGATCAGGGTGATGTGAGGGTTGGCCTCCAGGCGCGCGCGGGTCGCGGGCAGCAGCGGCACGAAGGGATCGTCGAGGGCGTGCACCACCAGCGTGGGCACGGCGATGCCATCGAGCACGCGCGAGGAAGAGGCGCGCTCGTAGTAGTCGGCGGCGTCGCGGAAGCCCATGGCGGGCGCGGTGATGGCGTCGTCGAACTGGCGGATGGTGCGCAGGCCGCCCAGCTTCCCCGCCGACTGGAACACCTCCGGGAAGAGCCGCGCCTTCTCCCGGTAGCTGCGCTTGAGCGAGCGCAGGAAGTACCACTGGTAGAGGCGGTTGGCGCCGCGCTCCAGCAGGGCGGCGCCCGCCGCCAGGTCCATGGAGGGACAGACCGCGGCCGCCGCCACCAATCCACGCGGCGCTTCCCCGCCCCACTCGCCCAGCGCCTTCAGCACCATGTTCCCGCCCATGGAATAGCCGGCCAAGGCCAGCCGCGGCAGGTTTTCTTCCTCCAGCAGCATGCGCGCCACCTGCTGCACGTCGCGGGAGAGGCCGGAGTGGTAGAGGGTCTGGGAGAGGTGGGCGGTGCCGCCGCAGTTGCGCACGTTCATGCGCACCAGGTTGAAGCCGGCGGCCAGCGCCTTGTGTCCCACGCCCTGCACGTAGGGCGACTGGCTGGAGCCCTCCAGCCCGTGGACCATCAGCAGGGTGAGCGCGCGCTGCCGCTCCGGCTGCCAGTGGCAGCGCAGCAGGACTTGGGCCTTCTCGTCCACGCGCACTACCCGGTCTTCCGAAGGCGGCAGCGGCGAGCGCGGCAGCAGCGTCCCCAGGATGGTCTGCACCTGCGCTCCCCCCAGGCCGCGGCGCGACACGAAATCTTCCTCGAGGATTGTGCTGGAGTTGGGTGCGGGCATTGACGATAATAAAGCTGACCTGATTCTAGAGTTTCCCCGGCCCGCGGGAAAGCGTGACGCGGCGCCGGTTGTTGGGAGTTTCCGCAGCATGCCGATCTTTGAATACCTGTGCAAGTCCTGCAACCAGCACTTCGAAGCGCTGGTGTATGGTTCCAAGAAGCCTGAATGTCCCCACTGCCACGGCACCAAGCTGGAACAGCAGCTCTCGGTGTTCGCGGTAGCGGCCAAGAGCGCGGCGGGCGCGCGGCCGGCGGCGGCGGCCCCCTGCTCGACCTGCGGCGACGCCCGCGGTCCCGGCGCCTGCGCCCTGGACACGGACTAGAGCGGCGGCCCCGGCGGAAGTCCCCGGCAAGTCCGCGCCACACCTGTTTCTTGCCTGCCAAAGCCAGTATCATGTCTGCCTCGACGTGAGGGTTGAGGGAGGCATGTGAGCTTTCGCGACTTCGATCGCCGCCAGTGGCAGGTGCTGGCCGTGCTCATGCTGGTCAACTTCGTCAACTACGTTGACCGGCAGATTGTCTTTTCCCTCTTCCCCGCCCTGCGCCACGACTTCAACCTGAGCTACGCCCAACTGGGCGAGCTGGCGACGGCGTTCACGGTGGTGCTGTCGCTGGGCTCGCTGCCCCTGGCGGTGCTCGCCGACCGCTTCTCGCGCCGCGCCGTGATCGGCGCGGGGGTGCTGTTCTGGAGCGCCGCCACCTTCTTCAGCGGCCTGGCCGGCTCCTTCCGCTCGCTGCTCGTGGCCCGCGGCCTGGTGGGCGTGGGCGAGGCCGCTTACACCCCCGCCGGCGCCGCCATCTTGAGCGCCACGTTTCCCGAGCGGGTGCGCGCGCGGGTGCAGGGCGCCTTCGACGTGGGCATGTTCCTGGGCGGGGCCACCGGCATCGCCCTGGGCGGCGTCCTGGCGGAGTGGCTGGGCTGGCGCCCGGCTTTCTTCCTGGTGGGCGCCCCCGGGCTGGCGCTGGGCCTGCTCGCCTTCCGCCTGCCCGAGCCGCCGCACCGCGTGCAGGAGGAGCGCGTGCCCGTCGGCGACCTGCTGCGCA
This window encodes:
- a CDS encoding alpha/beta fold hydrolase, which translates into the protein MSRRGLGGAQVQTILGTLLPRSPLPPSEDRVVRVDEKAQVLLRCHWQPERQRALTLLMVHGLEGSSQSPYVQGVGHKALAAGFNLVRMNVRNCGGTAHLSQTLYHSGLSRDVQQVARMLLEEENLPRLALAGYSMGGNMVLKALGEWGGEAPRGLVAAAAVCPSMDLAAGAALLERGANRLYQWYFLRSLKRSYREKARLFPEVFQSAGKLGGLRTIRQFDDAITAPAMGFRDAADYYERASSSRVLDGIAVPTLVVHALDDPFVPLLPATRARLEANPHITLIATQHGGHCAFLAAADGYDGRWAERRLVEFLKRF
- a CDS encoding zinc ribbon domain-containing protein, with amino-acid sequence MPIFEYLCKSCNQHFEALVYGSKKPECPHCHGTKLEQQLSVFAVAAKSAAGARPAAAAPCSTCGDARGPGACALDTD